One genomic segment of Sorex araneus isolate mSorAra2 chromosome X, mSorAra2.pri, whole genome shotgun sequence includes these proteins:
- the DBI gene encoding acyl-CoA-binding protein encodes MSQAEFDKAAEEVKNLKSKPTDEEMLFIYSHYKQATVGDINTERPGMLDFKGKAKWDAWNGLKGTSKDSAMKAYIEKVEELKGRYGI; translated from the exons ATGTCCCAG GCTGAGTTTGACAAAGCTGCTGAGGAGGTTAAGAACCTCAAATCCAAGCCCACAGATGAAGAGATGCTGTTCATCTACAGCCACTACAAGCAGGCCACTGTGGGCGACATAAATACAG AACGGCCTGGGATGTTGGACTTCAAAGGCAAGGCCAAGTGGGATGCCTGGAATGGGCTGAAAG GGACTTCCAAGGACAGTGCCATGAAAGCCTACATTGAAAAAGTAGAAGAGCTCAAGGGCAGATATGGAATATAA